A stretch of DNA from Streptomyces sp. NBC_00271:
GCCCGAGGGCCCGCAGATGCAGAGATTCTCCTTGCGGGTCACCCACTCGAGCATCTTCAGCGAGTCCTGGGTCGGCCGAGGAATCGAGGAAGCGGTCTCGTCCCAGTCGCCGAAGGTCTTGCCGGCCGGGAACCCCGCCCGCTTGCGGCGAGTACGAAGATTGGCGGCGTCCCGGCCGGCGGCCTCCTCGGACAGAAGGACACGGACAACCTCGGCGGGGTCCCAGCGTTGGGCCTTCGCGGTGGGGATCAGATCGGTCAACGCCCGCCGGATGTGCGGGAGTTTCAGCCGCCGGGTGAGCTCGATGGCCTCGGCGAGGGGATCGCCGTGGGTGCCGGTGACGGTGCGGATCGGGGTGGCCATCAGAGCTCTTCCTTCTCATCGGCGATGCCGAAGTTGGACCAGGCGGAGGTGCCCGGCTGCAGACTGTGATCTTCGGAAGGCCGCGTGGGCTCGACCGTTTCCAGGCCGACTTGGTAGGTGAGGATGCGGATCAGGTCGTTCTCCGCAAACCGTCCGGCGATCGCCGCCGACCCCAGGGCCCGGTCGACATCGGCGGCGGAGTGCAGCTTGGCCAGCGCGACCGCCTCGGCCATCTTCGACTTGACCCTGCGAGCTCCGGCCGCCCCGGCCTCGATCAGCCAGGACGCAGCCCCGGGACCGAGCGCGAGGAAGGCCGCCTCCTCGGCGGAGTTCGCCCGCGGAGTCCGGGCGCCCTCCTTGTCCTCCCTCGGCGGGTAGTGCTCGTCCTTGATCTGTGGACTGCCGGGAGTCGAGCGGTCGCGGCGGGCGACCTCGGCCGGCCCGTCCTCGCCGACCGCGGTGACGACCAGCTCGTCGCCGTTGAAACGGGCCCAGACCCGGGTGTCGACGAGCTGGTGCGGGACCGAATACCGCACCCCCTCAACGGAGATCGTGGCGTCCCAGTTCACCCGCCGCGTGGTGCCGAACGCGACCGCGAACGGCTCCCTCGGCAGCGGATGCAATCGCCCGCGTTCCTCCGCGAGGGCCTCGGCCGGCTTGCGCCGGGTCGCCCGGTGGACCCGCGTGTTGACCTCCTCGCAGAAGTCACGGCAGGCCGCCTCCAGATGCCCGAACGACCCGTACTGCTCAAGCAGGTTGGCGTCGGTCGGCACCAGATCGGCCTTCGCGATGCGGACGGTCGCCTCGGATCCGCCCTTGGTTTCCGGGTCGGCCGGCAGACAAGTACGGATGGTCAGTCCGTAGTGTCGGGCGACCTCGACGATCTCCGGGTTGCGGACTGCGATGTTCGCGACGTGCATCGTGGTGACCGTCTTCTCGTTGTCGGTCAGCGCATAGGCCGGCACCCCTCCTATTCGCCGCAAAGTGGTGTCCAGGCAGGCCACGATCGTCGGCAGAGTCTTGTCGAACACCGGGATGACGACGCGGAACCGGGACCAGGCCAGCCAGGCGCACCACAACGAAGTACGGCGTCCGCCGATCCGCGGCCCCTCTCCCCAGTCCCACTGCAGCCACAATCCGGGTTCGGTGATCCACGGCCGATAGACCCGCCGTGCTCCGGCCCGCAGGCTTACCTTGACCTCCGCGACCACCCGCCGGGTGGTCCTTTCCCCGCCTGTGAAGCCCATCGCCGTGATCCGCCGGTGCACGACATCGGCACGGATCCGGCCGTGGGAGTTGACCACCAACTCCTCGATCTTCGCGAGGTATTCGTCGATCGGGCGGGCCCGGTGCTGCCGCTCGGTCGGGCTCTTGCCCTCGGCCCGAGCCTGCACATACCGGGCCACCGTGTGGTGGTCGCAGCCGGCCAGCTCGGCCGCAGCTCGGTAACTCCCCGTGAGGTCGTATGCCTCGAGGATCTCCATGATCTCCCTGCTGTTCTTCACACCGGCCAGCTTCGCTGACCGGTATCGGTCCAGGTCCGGGGAGATATCTAGCCGTCCGTGGGGCAATCCTTGGCCACGGGTGGGGCGCTAAGTGGCCGCCTACGGGGAGTATCTACTGACCGCCGTCAGGGCAGCTCGACGACGACCTTGAGCGCCGATGTCCTTCCATTTCGTGTATCCCGCCGCACAGCCCCGCGGCCGGTCGTGGGCGGCAACGACTCCACGAAGACTGAGCGGCGGGCCGGGCGCCCTCAGCCCAAGCGACAAGTTCTCGGCGTGCTTTGAAGCGTGACCCCCTTTCGGTCGAGGAAACAGTGATCCCTTCCGTGATCAAGTGAAGGAGATCGCGCGGTGTCCGGGGATCACCCGCACCCCGTGCGGCGCGCTGCGGCCAGCGATGATCCGCCGAAGTACTGGCGGGCGCTTTTCCGGCGCATCAGGCAGCCCGGCCGCCCGCCGGTACTGGTGATGATGGACATCATCGCGGCCCGGTCGGCCTCCCACCGATCAGCAGGGCGGGCGTCCAGCGTGCGGCGGAGTGCGCCCCTCGCAACTGCGCATGGGGAATCTCGCACGGCCCGCGCACGGCGCAGTCGACCCGTGACAGAGGCAGGGCCGGCGGCCCCTGCCGGCAGCAGGCCGAGCGGCCCCTGATGGTGGACGTGATCCCCATCACTGAGGTGAACCCCTCAGCCGTCAGTCGACATACTCAAGCACGACTGGAATCAGCCACACAGGATGGGTTCATGGATCGTTCAACGAACAGCTGGATCGCTGCGGGAGCAGGATCTGGCCCGAACATCGGACGCGTTGTCCCCGAAGGTGACGTCGAGGTGCGAGCGCCCGGAGGGCCGACGTCACGGGAACAGAATCTGCCCGGTGGAAAGGACCCATGGATCGTCGCGGACGCCGCTTACGGACCGCAGGGACCCACGTCCCCCTTGGTGGGGCGGGAGCGCGAGCTGCGGGTACTCGACGCCTTTCTCACTGGGCCGAACCCAAGGGGACCGATCCTGGTACTGCGCGGCGACCCGGGCATGGGCAAGACAATGCTTCTGCGCGCGGCCGCGGCACGTGCCGAAGCTGCGGGTACCCGGGCGCTGCGGGCGTCCGGAGTGGAGTTCGAGAGGGAATTCGCCTTCTCAGGGCTACACCAGCTACTCCGACCCCTGCAGCGTCACCTGGGCTGTTTGGAACCAGTGGAGCGCAACGTACTGGCACAGGTTCTCGGACTGGCCGAGGCGGCACGGCCGAGCAGGCTCGCGATCTCGTCGGCCACGCTGGCTCTCCTGGACGCAGCGGCTGTCCACTCCGCGCTGCTGCTGGTCGTGGACGACATACATTGGATGGATCGCTCCTCGGCGGAGATTCTCGGGTTCGTCGCCCGCAGGCTCGATCAACGTCGCATCCTCGTGCTTGCGGCAACCCGCTCAGGCCACGAGAGTCCGTTCGATCAAGCACGATTTCCTGAATGCGCTCTGGAGCCCCTGGACGGAGACTCGGCCCGCCGGTTGCTGGAGGATCGGTATCCACACCTGGCCCCATCTGTCCAGCAGTCTCTTCTCACCGACGCCGCCGGAAACCCTCTCGCCCTTCTGGAACTGGCCTCCTCGCTCAGCGACCGGCAGCTCACCGGCCTCGACGAGCTCCCGGCCTCGCTGCCCGTGAGCCATCGGCTGCGGATGCTCTTCGCCGGCCGCGTGAGCACTCTGCCCAGTGCCGCCGCCCACGTGTTGCTGCTCGCCGCGCTGGAAGGCTCTGGTGACCTGGTCATCGTCGAGGCTGCGGCGGGCGACAGTTGGGACCAAGCAGGTCTGGCGGCCGCGGAGGCGGCCGATCTGATCCGCGTGGGAGACAACAACCTGAGTTTCCGTCACCCCCTCATTCGCTCCGCGATCGTGCAGATGTCCTCTCCATCGGCGCGCCGCGACGCTCACCGAGCCCTGGCTGGATGCCTCGTACGAGACCCCGAGCGGCAAGCGTGGCACCTGGCCGGAGGGTCTGTGGAACCCGACGAGGCGGTCGCCCAGGCCCTGGAAGAAGCGGCCCGGCGTGCCGCCGGCCGCGGTGGGGCCACCGTCGCCATCACCGCGCTCGTACGGGCGGCGGAACTGAGTCCCGACCCTGCCGACCGGGCCCGCAGGCTGACGGAGGCCGCTTATACCGCCAACCACACCGCCCAGTTCGACCGCGCTGCAAGCCTGCTGGACAAAGCCCAGCGAGCCTGCGGAAATCCCCGGGACTTCGCTCGCGCGGCAGGGACAGCCACGGCGTATCTGCAACTCCACCACGAGGGCGACATCGACGCCGCACACCGTCTGCTGCTGTGGCTGCTCCAGGACGATGACGCCATCCCCAGCGACGGTGTGAAGAGCGACCGTGCCACCAACGAAGCGCTGTACACCATGCTCTTTGCCTGCTTCAGCGGAGGCCGGGAGGTCCTGTGGGATGCCTACGACGAGGTGTTGCTCCGCCATGCCGACGAGGCATCGGACGACCTGGCGTTCTACGGGGATGCCTTCGCTGCCGCCCAGGCCGACAGCGTGCGCGCGCGTCTACGGGAACAGCTCGCAACGCTTCCCGAAGACGGCGACTTCTGGCGTCTGCCACGACTGGGCCTCGCCGCCGTCCAGATCGATGCGCTCGACGAGTGCCGCCCACGACTCAGACGCACTGTCGAGCGTGAACGCGACGGTGGCGCGGTGGCCCCACAGCTCGCCTGTCTGATCCTCCTCTCGATCGAAGCCCGGCTCGCCGGACGGTGGGACGAGAGCCAGGCCCTCGCCGGCCAGGGAGCTGAGATCGCCGAGGCGAGTAGGTATCCGCTCTACAGCTGCATTCTGCGGTGCCAGTCCATGCTCGTCGCGGCCAACCGGGGACAGACGCGTACAACGCAGCAGTTGGCCTGGGAACTCACAGCGTGGGCCGGCCCCCGACGTGTGGGCCTGGCGATGGCTGCGGTCCTGCAGGCGCGCACCATCCTGGCCCTGGGAGAGGACAGCTACGAGGAGGCGTACACCCACGCGTCACGCGTCACGCCGCCCGGCGTGCTGTCTCCCCGTATCCACTACACGGCGGGCATGGTGATGGACCTGGTCGAGGCGGCGGTGCGCACCGGGCGGATGGCAGAGGCCCGAGCACATGTGGCTGCGGCACAACAGGCACAGATCGCTGGGATCTCATCCAGGCTGGACCTGCTGACGAGCGGTGCCGCGGCCCTGGCCGCCGACGATGAGGAGACCGGAAGCATCTTCGCCGACGCTCTGGCCAAGCCCGGCGCCAGCCGCTGGCCCTTTGAGCGCGCCCGCGTCGAGCTCTACTACGGCTGCTGGCTGCGCCGATCGCGTGATCTCACCGGATCGCGAGCGCACCTGCGCTCCGCGCTGAAGACCTTCACGAGCCTGGGCGCCGTGTCCTGGGCCGCCCGGGCGGAGCGCGAGCTGCGCGCGACCGGTGTCAGCCTGACCCGCTCGCCCGATGGGCGAGCCGTACTGACTCCCCAGGAGTGGCAGATCGCCACGCTCGCGGCAAGCGGTATGACGAACAAGCAAATCGGTGAGCGACTCTCTCTGTCCCCTCGCACGGTCGGCAGCCACCTCTACCGGCTCTTCCCCAAATTGGGCATCGCTTCGCGATCCGCGGTCCGCCGGGCTCTCGAGGGCGTCACCGACCCTGGCCAGGAAGCCGACCGGTGAATCCACCGACACGGCATCACGGACACGGCACGGCCGACGGGCTTCGGCTATTCCACGGGACTGACGTCCTCGACTTCTCCGGTCAGGCTGGAGGCCAGCTGCCCTCGGGAGGTGATGTTCAGTTTCGGGAAGATGCGATAGAGATGTGAGCCGACGGTGCGGGGGGAGAGGAAGAGCCGCTGAGCGATCTCGCGGTTGGACAGGCCGTCGGCCGCTAGCCGGGCGATCTGCAACTCCTGTGTGGAGAGCACGTCCTGAACAGACCGGACACGGGTGGGCGCCCGTTCGCCGGCCGCACGAAGCTCGATGCGGGCCTGCTCGGCCCACGCCCTCGCTCCCATCAGGTCGAAGACAGTCCGCGCGTTGCGCAGCGGCTCCCGTGACTCGAGGGCCCGCCGCCTGCGCCGCAGCCAGCTCCCGAAGGCCAGCTGGACGCGGGCCTTGACCCATGGCCAGCGCGTGAGGTCGGCTCTCAGCGCCGACAGGAACAGGTCCTCTGCCTCACCGTCCTCGGCCAGTACCGCACGCGCGTAAAGGAGTTGAACGTGCAGGAGCGGAGAGGGAGTGATCAGCGCGACGTCCTCCATCTCGGCAAGAATGCGACGGGCGTCGTCGCGGCGATCGGCGTGGACGGCGGCCTCGGCAAGGAACATCAGACCGGAGAAACGTTCCCTCTGGTGGTAGCAGGGTTCGAGCGGGTCGAAGAGCCGCTCCAGGGCTTCGTAGGCGTCACCGAACCCGCCCGCACTGATCCATGCGTAGCCGCGAGCAAGCTGCGCGCAGGCCAGGAAGTCGTTGAGGTTGCGAAGAACGGGGGACACTTCGGCTTGCGAAGCCAGTGCCAGTGCCTGTTCGACGTCCCCTCGCAGTCCGGCCGCCCTGCCGTAGTTGACCAGCTGCCCGATGCCCCACATCGACTGTCCGGTCTCCAGAGCAATCCGGCCCGCCTCCTCCGAGGCCGCTGCGACGCGTTCCCAGTCTCCCAGGTCCAGGCGGACCGGGCACTGCATACCGAGCACATGAGGGAGCAG
This window harbors:
- the istA gene encoding IS21 family transposase translates to MKNSREIMEILEAYDLTGSYRAAAELAGCDHHTVARYVQARAEGKSPTERQHRARPIDEYLAKIEELVVNSHGRIRADVVHRRITAMGFTGGERTTRRVVAEVKVSLRAGARRVYRPWITEPGLWLQWDWGEGPRIGGRRTSLWCAWLAWSRFRVVIPVFDKTLPTIVACLDTTLRRIGGVPAYALTDNEKTVTTMHVANIAVRNPEIVEVARHYGLTIRTCLPADPETKGGSEATVRIAKADLVPTDANLLEQYGSFGHLEAACRDFCEEVNTRVHRATRRKPAEALAEERGRLHPLPREPFAVAFGTTRRVNWDATISVEGVRYSVPHQLVDTRVWARFNGDELVVTAVGEDGPAEVARRDRSTPGSPQIKDEHYPPREDKEGARTPRANSAEEAAFLALGPGAASWLIEAGAAGARRVKSKMAEAVALAKLHSAADVDRALGSAAIAGRFAENDLIRILTYQVGLETVEPTRPSEDHSLQPGTSAWSNFGIADEKEEL
- a CDS encoding helix-turn-helix transcriptional regulator, coding for MDRSTNSWIAAGAGSGPNIGRVVPEGDVEVRAPGGPTSREQNLPGGKDPWIVADAAYGPQGPTSPLVGRERELRVLDAFLTGPNPRGPILVLRGDPGMGKTMLLRAAAARAEAAGTRALRASGVEFEREFAFSGLHQLLRPLQRHLGCLEPVERNVLAQVLGLAEAARPSRLAISSATLALLDAAAVHSALLLVVDDIHWMDRSSAEILGFVARRLDQRRILVLAATRSGHESPFDQARFPECALEPLDGDSARRLLEDRYPHLAPSVQQSLLTDAAGNPLALLELASSLSDRQLTGLDELPASLPVSHRLRMLFAGRVSTLPSAAAHVLLLAALEGSGDLVIVEAAAGDSWDQAGLAAAEAADLIRVGDNNLSFRHPLIRSAIVQMSSPSARRDAHRALAGCLVRDPERQAWHLAGGSVEPDEAVAQALEEAARRAAGRGGATVAITALVRAAELSPDPADRARRLTEAAYTANHTAQFDRAASLLDKAQRACGNPRDFARAAGTATAYLQLHHEGDIDAAHRLLLWLLQDDDAIPSDGVKSDRATNEALYTMLFACFSGGREVLWDAYDEVLLRHADEASDDLAFYGDAFAAAQADSVRARLREQLATLPEDGDFWRLPRLGLAAVQIDALDECRPRLRRTVERERDGGAVAPQLACLILLSIEARLAGRWDESQALAGQGAEIAEASRYPLYSCILRCQSMLVAANRGQTRTTQQLAWELTAWAGPRRVGLAMAAVLQARTILALGEDSYEEAYTHASRVTPPGVLSPRIHYTAGMVMDLVEAAVRTGRMAEARAHVAAAQQAQIAGISSRLDLLTSGAAALAADDEETGSIFADALAKPGASRWPFERARVELYYGCWLRRSRDLTGSRAHLRSALKTFTSLGAVSWAARAERELRATGVSLTRSPDGRAVLTPQEWQIATLAASGMTNKQIGERLSLSPRTVGSHLYRLFPKLGIASRSAVRRALEGVTDPGQEADR